The Desulfovibrio oxyclinae DSM 11498 genomic interval GCCCCCAGGGCGCTATCGAAGCCCGCCCCTACGCTGACTTTGCCCCGATGGGCGGAACCTCCATCCCCATGCGTTCCGCTGAAGACATCATGTGGACCATCAAATTCCGCAATGGTTCCGTGAAGCGCTTCAAGTTCCCCATCCGTACCACCCCTGAAGGCTCCATCAAGCCCTTCGAAGGTAAGCCCGAGCCGGGCGACCTCGAAAACGAACTCCTGTTCACCGAGAGCGAGCTCGCTACTCCGAAGGAAGTTGTGAACAAGAAGTTTGAGGTCTCCGACGCTGACGCCTCCCGTGTGTGGAAGGCTGGCGAATTCGAAGAATAGGACGTTCTGATAACGAGCCGGAAGGCTCTTTAGCTGAACTATTTTAGAGTTTTACTCTCAGGAGGATAACATGGCTCTGCTTCCCATCAACGAAGCTCCCAAAGGTATCGAACTCGCCGAGCCGGAAGTCATCGAGCAGGACGTCGATCTTCTGCTCGTCGGCGGCGGCATGGGTAACTGCGGCGTGGCTTTCGAAGCCGCTCGCTGGATTGAAAAGGTTGATCCGTCCATCTCC includes:
- the aprB gene encoding adenylyl-sulfate reductase subunit beta, giving the protein MPTFVNPEKCDGCKGGEKTACMYICPNDLMILDPEAMKAYNQEPEACWECYSCVKICPQGAIEARPYADFAPMGGTSIPMRSAEDIMWTIKFRNGSVKRFKFPIRTTPEGSIKPFEGKPEPGDLENELLFTESELATPKEVVNKKFEVSDADASRVWKAGEFEE